One stretch of Lysobacter sp. KIS68-7 DNA includes these proteins:
- a CDS encoding DUF3298 and DUF4163 domain-containing protein, translating into MTRRSALAIVSVLLLAACQRQAPAPATTTPHAPATASTAVAPASAASVGGLHDVVETTPRYVIGISYPKEAAAHPGLAAALKRYADASRKDLMDAVDGLGNDTPTAPYELSLSYTTLVNTPAIIAIAADGSLYTGGAHGSPLIARFVWLPQHNVQLTAEELVPDATGWQVISDFVREQLHTALSQRIDADDVPAEDRADMLKQAVQMIDEGTGPTADAFSEFEPRLGADGKIDALRFVFPPYQVGPYADGTQTVDVPADVLLPHVAPAYRGLFRGG; encoded by the coding sequence ATGACGCGTCGTTCCGCCCTCGCCATCGTGTCGGTGCTGCTGCTGGCCGCCTGCCAGCGACAGGCACCCGCACCCGCCACCACCACGCCGCATGCGCCCGCCACGGCGAGCACCGCCGTCGCGCCCGCGTCGGCCGCGAGCGTCGGTGGCCTGCACGACGTGGTGGAAACCACGCCGCGCTACGTCATCGGCATCAGCTATCCGAAGGAAGCGGCGGCGCATCCGGGCCTGGCGGCTGCGTTGAAGCGTTACGCCGATGCCTCGCGCAAGGATCTGATGGACGCGGTCGACGGCCTCGGCAACGACACGCCCACCGCGCCTTACGAATTGAGCCTGTCGTACACCACGCTGGTGAACACGCCGGCGATCATCGCCATCGCCGCCGACGGGAGCCTGTACACCGGCGGCGCGCACGGTTCGCCGCTGATCGCGCGCTTCGTCTGGCTGCCGCAGCACAACGTGCAGCTCACCGCGGAGGAACTCGTGCCCGATGCGACGGGCTGGCAGGTGATTTCCGATTTCGTGCGCGAGCAATTGCATACCGCGCTGTCGCAACGCATCGACGCCGACGACGTGCCCGCCGAAGACCGCGCCGACATGCTCAAGCAGGCCGTCCAGATGATCGACGAGGGCACGGGGCCGACGGCCGATGCGTTCTCCGAGTTCGAGCCGCGCCTCGGGGCGGACGGGAAGATCGACGCGCTGCGCTTCGTGTTCCCGCCTTACCAGGTCGGCCCTTACGCCGATGGCACGCAGACGGTGGACGTGCCCGCGGACGTGCTGTTGCCGCACGTCGCGCCGGCCTACCGTGGGTTGTTCCGCGGCGGTTAG